One genomic window of Mustelus asterias unplaced genomic scaffold, sMusAst1.hap1.1 HAP1_SCAFFOLD_2261, whole genome shotgun sequence includes the following:
- the ccdc71 gene encoding coiled-coil domain-containing protein 71L, with product MAVFAAEERVVYSRSQMVFAGTKALEDALKIFMPKCSDFHNSELELWDFLCSMREEGFSPLVLRSKDVYGYSSCRSTVPEAKPAAPPLKAAAERAPGSRRQRQRNAGEPRRRQGCLTKTSPSQLVDRVLRGTLSRKSVAFRLATFPSIKVEDSSSDESVSKARQRAQKILKVNLSPVIRLRPVRVP from the coding sequence ATGGCGGTGTTCGCTGCCGAGGAGCGGGTGGTCTACTCCAGGTCGCAGATGGTGTTCGCGGGAACAAAGGCGCTGGAGGATGCGCTCAAGATCTTCATGCCCAAGTGCAGCGACTTCCACAACTCGGAGCTGGAGCTGTGGGACTTCCTGTGCAGCATGCGGGAGGAGGGCTTCTCGCCGCTCGTCCTCCGCAGCAAGGACGTGTACGGCTACTCATCGTGCCGCTCCACCGTGCCCGAGGCGAAGCCCGCCGCTCCTCCGCTCAAAGCCGCCGCCGAGAGGGCGCCCGGGAGTCGGCGGCAGAGACAAAGGAATGCGGGGGAGCCCAGGAGACGCCAGGGTTGTCTGACAAAGACTTCACCTTCCCAGCTTGTGGACAGGGTCCTGCGGGGCACCTTGTCCAGGAAGAGCGTGGCTTTCCGCCTAGCCACCTTCCCCTCCATCAAAGTTGAAGACTCCTCTTCGGATGAAAGTGTTTCCAAAGCCCGGCAAAGGGCTCAAAAAATTCTGAAAGTGAACTTGTCGCCTGTGATCCGATTAAGACCTGTGAGAGTGCCCTGA